The Candidatus Buchananbacteria bacterium CG10_big_fil_rev_8_21_14_0_10_42_9 genomic interval AGCAATGTAAAAAATTATTAGCCCGTAAAATAATTTTTTTAAACTAGGTTGTGAATCAGCAAAGTAATGCTTAGAGGTAATCACTAAAATAACCACAAAAGCTATTTTTGGTACTTCAACGAGTAATAAAGAGTTGGTTAAGAATTGAAGCATATTACAAACTAAAAATTCTATCAGTTACAAAACTAATAGAATTTTCACAATGCCGTAGTTTAAAAATCTGAACCAGTGCCAATAATTGTTAAGTCCGTACCGGATTCGTAAACATTTGAATTGTTGCCGCCATCGGTTGTGTGTTTGTTGTCGTCAGAAGTAAAGGCTTGACTCTCAAGGCGAGCATCAATTTCAAAAGTGTTGAGTGTGCTCTGGCAAGCATAACGATAAGTTAAATCGGAAGTGGTAACAGCGCCCGCGGTTGAGATGGTGTTAGTTGGGTCGGCCGGAAACGCAGAAATTGGTGACCCGCCAGTAATCCGGTTTAAATTAACTGGCACCCAGCCAGAACCGTCAATTTCACCAATTTCAGCGACCGTGGCAACTTGAATTGGCGCCGGTTGTAACGAAGTACCGCCATCAATGGTCGTATCAGTAATACTTGTGCCGGCTTGAGAAACACTATAATAAACTCTGTCGCCTGATGCGTATGTACCTGAAGTTGTTTGGCAATGAGTACTAGTCTCATCTCCGGATAAATAGATTGTTGAAGTGGCGTTTGTAATATAAATTGAAATAGCAGTTTTAACTGCTGCTAAATCTGCTAGGCGTTGGACGTCACGAGCTTTCTTTAACGTTTCAGCAGGGTTTAATGCAATAATTAGAATTGTTGATAAAATAGCAATAATAGAAATTACTATCAGTAACTCAAGCAAAGTAAAACCGACGTCTTCGCAGGTATTTTGCCCCTCGGATTGTAGTTTACTCAACTTAAGTTTTAGTAGTGATTCTTTTATTTTATTTTTTATCATAAAACGATATTTTTTATTTGATTCATAGAACTTATATATTATACCATAAACGCAATGGCCTATCAATTAAAAGATGTTATCGTGTGGATAAATTAACCGAGATACTTTTTAACCACATCTACAATTTGATTAATACTAGCTTCCGATTTCACCAAATAATCATTCGCCCCTAAATCATAAGCTTTAGTTTTATCGCCCTCTTGACCCAAATTTGATAAAACCACCACCGGAATTTTGGCCAAAGTTGAGTTATTCTTTTTTTGTTCTAAAATCGAAAAGCCATCTTTGCCCGGCAACATTAGATCTAACAAAATAACGTCAGGTGAATCACTAGCCATTTTGGCTAAGCCTTCGTTACCGTCAGGCGCAAAAATAATTTGATAGCCGTACTTTTCAAAAATTCGGCCATAAATACGAATTAGACGCTGGTTGTCTTCTATTATTAAAACTTTTTTCGCCATACACAATGCCTACGAAATTAATCAATATAGTGTATAATAGTACTAAATATGCTTCATAGCAATAACCGTATGAGCATTCACTCAAAGCTTGGTTTAACTTTACTTGAAATTTTAATCGTGATTACCATTGTTATGTTAATTACTGTTTTGGCGGTCACCACTTTTGGCGGATTAGTTTTTTCTTCTAATTTGGAAGAAGCCGCGAGAAAGATTCAATTAGACTTGCGGCGGGCTAGACAATCGTCCCTGGCGGGAACTGATAATAAAACTTGGGGCGTACATTTTGAAAATGTGGCAGGCACTGATTATTATGAAATTTTTTATACTGACACTGATTACGGCGCTGGTACCGCGTCTGAAACTATTTATTTGCCGGCCGGTATTTCATTTTCTTCGCCTGAAGCCTCAGCAAGCTCAACTGTAATTTTTACTCGCATCTCCGGAGAGGTAGATGCAAGTGTCACAACTACAATTCAAAGTATTAACGCGGACACTAAAGACATTGCCGTTCAAACGTTCGGACAAATTGTAACTGAATAATGAAGTTGAAATTAAAACATATCACCGTCATAAATTCATTAGCTTTTTATAGTTTTGCTTTAGCTATTTACTGGGACATGTGGAAACACGGAACGTACGGCGTAGATGAAAACTTTTTTTCTCTTCAGCATAATTTGGCATACGCTTCTTTGCTGTTAATTTTTTTACTCTCGGCTTACGGTTGGCTAATTTATAAAGAAAAAAAACTTTTTCAATTAGCTTTGTTTATGCTTCTCACGCCAGTTTCTGGTTTGTTTGATTTAACTTGGCATTGGTTTTTCGGCATTGAAACAACTGAAAAAATTTGGATTATTTGGAGCCCGCCACATATACTAATAACTTTATTAATAATAACCGGAGTGATAATTCAGTTACAAATTATTAATAAGATATTAAGAAGAAACCACAGGCAGGTAATTGCCCCCGTTTGCTGGGCTGTGCTTTTAGTGGCATTTAAATTTCTACTTTGGCCTCTGGACCCATTTGGACCATGGCATGTTTTAGGTTTTTGGGGGGCCGGTTTTTTTGTTTTCGTCCTAGTGATTATTTTACTTACTGCCAAAGACTGGTTTAAAACGTTATTTCCGTCAATTCGCGTTGTGGCTTTTTATATCGTAGTTACAGTAATTGAATTTACTAACCTAATACTAGTTCCCAGCGCTCAGGCGCATGGGCATGAAAGAACTGATACCATTAGCGAAACTGTTACTGTAAGCGTTACCCACAATAACCCTCCCGCCTTTTTAACAGTTTATTCATTGTTGCTAGTTGCATTAACTATCGATTTAAGCAAACGATTACCATCAATTTTACGCGGCGGTATCGCTGGTTTGTTATATTCTTGTCTTTTATACGGTTTCGCTTCAAATTATTTTAATGAAGCCTTCCTTTACTCAACCGAAAGCGCCATTGTGGCTATCATCTCGGGTGTAGCCGGAGGATTAATGGGTGGACTGATTTTTCCCTTAATTGCTAAAAAGATACATTTGCGTGGCGACTGAAAAACGAAAAAAAAGAATAGCCAGCGTAATTACCAACCGCCATCCCGGCATTATTGTATTAGAAGATATCCACGATCCGCATAACGCCGCGGCGGTATTTCGCACTTGTGACGCGTTTGGATTTCAGCAGGTTTATTTAATTTTTGAGAAAGAAAAAAAATTCAACCCTAGGCGTGTTGGAAAAGTATCATCCGCTTCGGCGAATAAATGGTTAGATTTTAAAATTTATTCATCTACTAAAAAATGTATCGCGGATTTGAAGCGAAAAAAGTATGAAATTGTGGCCTCGACTTTAAATGACAGTTCTGAAAATTTATTTCAGGCTAAATTCAAAAGTTATAAAACCGCTTTAATGTTTGGTAATGAGCACCGCGGTTTATCAGACGCCGCGATTAAATTGTCCCATCGACAAATTATTATCCCGATGT includes:
- a CDS encoding response regulator, producing the protein MAKKVLIIEDNQRLIRIYGRIFEKYGYQIIFAPDGNEGLAKMASDSPDVILLDLMLPGKDGFSILEQKKNNSTLAKIPVVVLSNLGQEGDKTKAYDLGANDYLVKSEASINQIVDVVKKYLG
- a CDS encoding RNA methyltransferase, which produces MLKRYICVATEKRKKRIASVITNRHPGIIVLEDIHDPHNAAAVFRTCDAFGFQQVYLIFEKEKKFNPRRVGKVSSASANKWLDFKIYSSTKKCIADLKRKKYEIVASTLNDSSENLFQAKFKSYKTALMFGNEHRGLSDAAIKLSHRQIIIPMFGMVQSLNLSVTAAICMYELTRQNQFSKNFQLTKKEQTELLNRFKKM